Proteins encoded within one genomic window of Haematobia irritans isolate KBUSLIRL chromosome 5, ASM5000362v1, whole genome shotgun sequence:
- the LOC142239988 gene encoding uncharacterized protein LOC142239988 — MAVPIDEGVLSALRGITSCNTRLPKPLLIKVYVSSLKQEFCQERRMLLELVGPELQSMCDDRQIEIEFVDMHFGTGSLDITQVEKDPYILEDYLHEIQVCHQNSKSVFFLNYHIRILWIQNEPS, encoded by the exons ATGGCAGTGCCCATAGATGAGGGCGTCCTAAGTGCCCTCCGGGGTATTACAAGTTGCAATACACGTTTGCCCAAACCTTTGCTGATTAAAGTTTACGTTTCCAGCTTAAAACAAG aGTTTTGTCAGGAGCGTCGTATGCTGTTGGAATTAGTGGGTCCCGAGTTGCAGTCAATGTGCGATGATCgacaaattgaaattgaatttgtgGATATGCATTTTGGCACAGGATCACTTGATATAACCCAAGTGGAAAAAGATCCATATATTTTGGAGGATTATCTGCACGAAATACAAGTTTGTCATCAGAATTCAAAAAGTGTATTCTTTCTG AATTATCATATTAGGATTCTTTGGATACAAAATGAACCATCATAA